TCTCGGCGCCGGGAATGTAGCTCCACGGGGCTGCCTTGTTGTCGTCGCCAAAGCAAATGCCCAGAGCACGCGCGGCTTGAACTGCCGAACAGGCAGGATTCACGGCGGAGAGCTTGATGGCGTCGAGCAGCGAGACGGTGCCCATGTCTGGCGGCCAATAAGTGACCATTTGCCCAAACTTGCGCTCGATAATCAGCCGCACGGCATGTGCGCCGTATTGAGTCGCGAGCACGCGATCGAACGTGGTGGGGGCACCACCTCGTTGCAAGTGACCCAGCACCACGGTGCGGGTTTCTTTGCCCAACCGCTTCTCAATTTCGGCACCAACAATATTGCCAATACCGCCGAGGCGAACTTGCTTCTGCTCGCCGCGACGTTCTTGCGTCACCAGCGCGCCGCTGGGGAGTTCTGCCCCTTCGGCAACAACGATCAGTGTGAACTTCTTGCCCCGCTGTTCGCGAGTGATGACAGCCTGGCAAACCGTTTCAAACGTCCACGGAATTTCGGGGATCAGAATCACATCGCCGCCGCCAGCAACACCAGCGTAGAGAGCGATCCAGCCGGCATGCCGTCCCATCACTTCCAGCACCATCACCCGCTCGTGACTGGCAGCGGTCGTGTGCAGGCGGTCGAGAGCATCGGTGGCACAGAATACGGCACTGAAGAAACCGAACGTGAAAGCTGTGCTCGACAAGTCGTTGTCGATTGTCTTGGGGACGCCGACTACCGGAATTCCCTGTTCGTGAAATTGCTGCGCCACTGCCAGCGAGCCATCGCCGCCAATGCAGATCAAGCCACTGATGTTCAGGTGCTCCATCGTGGTCTTCACGCCAGCAATCAACTCGGGGTCGAGCTCGAGCCGGTCGTTCACACCCACGGTCGCGGCGAAGCGGCCCTTGTTCGTGGAACCCAAAATCGTACCACCCTGGCCGAGAATGCCGGTGGTGTTCTTGTTCGTGAGGGGAATGTAGCTGACGGGGTCGACGAGTCCTTCATAACCCTTGAGAAACCCGACTACTTCGTAGCCGTGAGTCCCGGCGCTTTTTACTACGCCGCGGATGACCGCATTCAAACCGGGGCAATCGCCGCCAGCCGTCAATACGCCGATTCGTTTCGGACCATCTGCCATGCTACTCTCTCCTGTAGATCGCACCGCTGGTTAAATTATAGCGATTATGCGTATTGTCAGCCCGCGTAGCGCAGGAGGAAAGCCATGCGCCGCAAAACTGTAGTTTATCGGCAGATACCAAGACCCACCTTAGCTTGCGAAGCCAGACAGAAAC
Above is a window of Anatilimnocola aggregata DNA encoding:
- a CDS encoding 6-phosphofructokinase: MADGPKRIGVLTAGGDCPGLNAVIRGVVKSAGTHGYEVVGFLKGYEGLVDPVSYIPLTNKNTTGILGQGGTILGSTNKGRFAATVGVNDRLELDPELIAGVKTTMEHLNISGLICIGGDGSLAVAQQFHEQGIPVVGVPKTIDNDLSSTAFTFGFFSAVFCATDALDRLHTTAASHERVMVLEVMGRHAGWIALYAGVAGGGDVILIPEIPWTFETVCQAVITREQRGKKFTLIVVAEGAELPSGALVTQERRGEQKQVRLGGIGNIVGAEIEKRLGKETRTVVLGHLQRGGAPTTFDRVLATQYGAHAVRLIIERKFGQMVTYWPPDMGTVSLLDAIKLSAVNPACSAVQAARALGICFGDDNKAAPWSYIPGAETNGTACEAGNGTFLGIPKPEVAKH